Genomic DNA from Amycolatopsis alba DSM 44262:
TCGAGCCTTGCCCTGGTCGGCGCCTACATGCTGGCCCGCGAGCTGGCCATGACGCCCGACCACACGGCGGCGTTCGACGCTTACGAACGGAACATCCGGGAGTACGTCGAGCTGAACCAGGCACTGGTCACCGCAGGGGGCTCCACCATGTTCCCCGACACGCCCGAAGCCCTGGAGCAGCGCAACACCGTGTTGCGCGGGCTTTCGGCGCTGCCCGAGGACGCGGAAAAACCGGCCCATTCGGCGCTCACCCTGCCCGCGCCCGCGCGGCCAGCCGGTCTGCCAGCGCGCTGACCAGGTCGCGAAGCTCGCCGGGGCGCTCGATGACGAACGGCCGGTCGAGCGCGGCGAGCAGCGGCGGGATCCAGTCCAGCCGCTGGGCCCTGATCCGGGCACGCACCCCGTCGCCGTCCGCTTCCAGGACGGCCACGGACGGCGGGAAGACCGCGCGGACCTCCTCGGGCGTCGCGTCGATCCGCACGGAGACGTCGTGCCGGTGCGGCGTCTCGGCCAGCGCGGTCAGCACTCGTCCGGCCGGGTCGAAGCCGTCGGGCGGCTCGAAGGTCCCGGCCCGCGCCTCGGCCGAGGTGATCCGGTCGACGCGGAAGGTGCGCACCTCGCCGCTGGCCGAGTCGAAACCGGTCAGGTACCAGCGTCCGGAGTGCGCGACGACGCCGTACGGATGAACCACGCGTTCGCTGGCACCGCCGTGTCCGGCGAGGTATGCGAGCTCGACCGGGTGCCGGTCCCGCGCGGCTTCCGCGACGGTGAGCAGCACCTCGGCCTCGGCCGAGAGGGCTTGCCGGGCGGATGAGGTGAACTCGGCGGTCTCCAGCAGCGCGTCCAGCCGTCGGCCGAGTGCTTCCGGAAGCACTCGGCGGACTTTCGCGACCGCGCTCTCGGCGGCCGAGACCGACGTGGTGATCAGCCCGGCTCGCCGTCCCGCGACCAGGCCGAGCAGAACCGCCAAGGCCTCCTCGTCGGTGAGCATCAGCGGCGGCATCCGGTAGCCGGGGGCCAGCCGGTACCCGCCGTACCGGCCGCGCACCGAACGGACCGGGATGTCCAGGTCGAGGAGGTGTTCGACGTAGCGGCGGACGGTGCGTTCGTCGACGTCGAGCCGTCCCGCGAGCTCGGCGACGGTGCGTGTCCCGCCGCGCTGGAGGATCTCCAGCAACGCGAGCACGCGGGCGATGGGCCGGGTCACAGCCCGAGAATACCGGGCGGATTCTGCCCGGTATTGCTCCTAGCGTGGCCGGTGTTCCGCTTTCCGGCCCCGAAAGGACCCGTCATGCAGTTCGTTTCCGTCCGCGTGATCACCCGCGACGTCGCCCGCCTCACCGGGTTCTACGAGAAGGCGACCGGTATCACCGCGCGGTGGCGCGCCGAGCGGTTCGCCGAAATCGTCGGCCCGTCGTGCACCTTGGCGATCGGCGGCGCCGAGACGATGACCCTGTTCGGCGGTGCCGCCGCGGTGCCCGAATCGAACCGGACCGCGATCCTCGAGTTCCGCGTCGAGGACGTCGACAAGGAGTACGCACGGCTGGCGGACCTGGCCGAAATCGTCCAGGAGCCGACCACGATGCCGTGGGGGAACCGGTCCCTGCTGTTCCGCGACCCCGACGGCAACCTGGTGAACTACTTCTCGCCGAGCGCGCCGTAGTTCCGGACGAACGAGGTCAGCAGCCGGGCGAATTCGCGGCGGTCTTCGTCCGGCCAGTCCGCCATCGCCTCGGCGAATACCGAACGGCGGAATTCGTGCATACGCGCCACCTCGGCGCGACCGATCTCGGTGAGCACGAGGACGGCGCGGCGGCCGTCGCGCTGATCGGCTTCACGCCGAAGGAAACCGCCCTCGACCGCCCGCGCGACCAGACGGCTCGCGCGCGGCTGGTCGATGGTCAACGCCGCCGCGAGACTGGTGACGGTGCCCGGTTCGCCGCTTTCCCCGGCCGCTTCGACGGCGTCGAGGAGCCCCTGAACGGCCTGGTCCGGCATCGATTCGGCGCGGTCGCGGGCGAGTTTCGACAGCGACCGCCTCGCCTGGCTCCGCCGGATGGCGATCATCGCGCGTTCCACGTCGGCCACGGCGTCCGTCATTGCCCATCCTCACCAAGTGCATGTACTTTTACATGTAGTTGCCACCTACATGAAGGAGTATCCATGAAACCCATCGGATTCTGGTTCGCCCACCTTCACCAGGCCCTCGAATCTTCCATGGAGAAGGTCTTCGCCGACGAGGGACTGACCCGTCGTCATTGGCAAGTACTGAACACGATCGACAGCGAGGACTTGTCGCCATTCGGGGACGTGCGGGCGGTCGTCGCAGACCTGCGCGCTCGCGGCTGGATCGACGACGGCGGCCTGACCGAAGCCGGCCGGAAGGCGCACCTCCGGCTCAAGACCAAGGTCGGCGAGTTCCGCTCGCGCGCGACCGAAGGCATCAACGATGACGACTACCGGACGACGGTCGGCGTGCTGGAGCGGATGGCGGCGAACCTCGCACGGGAATAAGGCGGAACCCGGCGGCGTCGTCTATCCTGGTAGTTGAAAGTTCAAACACTTGGAGCTGACATGACGCCGGTGCTTTACCTCAGCCACGGCGCGCCGCCGCTCGCCGACGACGCCACCTGGACCCGCCAGCTCGCAGGCTGGTCGGCGGACCTCGAAAAGCCGAAGGCGATCCTCGTCGTCTCCGCGCACTGGGAAGAGGCGCCGCTGACCCTCGGCGCCACCACCACGATGCCGCTGGTCTACGACTTCTGGGGCTTCCCCGATCGCTTCTACCAGGTGAAATACGCCGCTCCCGGCGCCCCCGAACTGGCGGACAAGGTGCGGAAACTCCTCCGCTCGACGCAGACCCCGGTCCACGACGCGCCCGACCGCGGCCTCGACCACGGCGCGTACGTCCCGCTCGTGGAGATGTACCCGGACGCCGACATCCCGGTACTCCAGGTGTCCATGCCGTCCCTGGACCCGCGGGAGCTGTTCGACCTCGGCCGGAAGCTCGCGCCGCTGCGCGACGAGGGTGTGCTGATCATCGGCAGCGGCTTCTTCACCCACAACCTGAGCGCGCTGGGCCAGACCGACGGCACCGACGGGACGCCGCCGGCGTGGTCGAGCGAATTCGACCACTGGGGTGCGGAAACCCTGCGCGAGGGCGACCTCGACGCGTTGCTGGACTTCCAGCACAAGGCACCCGCGGCGGCCCTCGCGCACCCCAGGATCGAGCACTTCGCACCACTGTTCGTCTCGCTCGGCGCGAGCTCTTCGGAAGGGAAAGGCGAGACCGTCATCGACGGCTACTGGCACGGCCTCGCCAAACGCTCCCTCCAGTTCGACTAGCGAGAGCGAAGGACCCCCGCGCCCGCCACCAAACCGAGCGCCAGCAGCGTGACCACGCCGAAGGACACCGTCAGCGACGTCGCGTCGGCGATCCCGCCGATCAGTGACGGCGCGACGAGACCCGACGAATAGGTGATGGTCGCGACGCCCGCGATCGACTGGCTCGGCGTCGGCCCGCTGCGTCCGGCCGCCGCGAAGGCGAGCGGCACGACCACGGAGACGCCGAGCCCGATCAGCGCGAACCCGGCCATCGCCATCACCGGATGAGCGGCGAAAACGACCAGCAGCCCACCGGCCGTCGCGAAGGCGCCACCCGTCCGGACGGTCTTGACCGCGCCGAACCGCCGCACCAGCGCGTCACCCGAGAGGCGGGCCACCGCCATCGTGCAGGTGAACGCGGTGGTCGACGCCGCCGCGATACCCGGCGAGGTGCCGAGGACGTCGCGCAGGTAGACGGCGGACCAGTCGAGGCTCGCCCCCTCGGCGAAGACGGCGCAGAACGCGACGGCACCGATGATCACGGCCGACTTCGGCGGCAGCGCGAACCTCGGCGGCGGATGCTCGTCGGGCGCGCTGCGGACGTCGAACACGCCCTGGCAGAGGAACGCTCCGGCGACGGTGAGCACGGCGGACGCGATCGCGAAGTGGATACGGGCGTCCAACGCGGCATGCGCGGCGAGCGTGCCCGCCGCGGAACCGACGAGCGCGCCCGTGGTCCACATTCCGTGCAGCCCGGACATGACCGACTTGCCCATCCGCTCCTCGACGTCGACGCCGAGGGCGTTCATCAGCACGTCCGAGGTGCCCGCCGCGGTGCCCATGAAGAACAACGCGACGCACAGGGTGACGAGGTTTCCCGCCAGGGACGGGAGGATCAGCGCCAGCGTCCAGTACGCCAGCAGCAACCGGAGCCCCAGCCTGCCGCCGAGCCGGTGCCCGATCCGCGCGGCGAGCGGCATGGTCAGCGAAGCACCGATGGCGGGGAAGGCGAGCGCGAGACCGAGCTGGCCCGCGCTGATCCCCGCGTGTTCCTGGATCCACGGGATCCGGGTGGCGAAACTGCCGGTCACCGCGCCGTGCACGGCGAAGACGGCGGCGATGGCGACCCGCGCCTGCCGCACCCGCCGCGTCGGCCCGCCGACGGTTTCCACTGTGTTGGTCACTGGGCCCCCAAGGTCCATGAGACGACTCGACGGCGTCAGCGTAAACTATCAGGAAGGGAACCTGATAATTAATTCTGGGAGGATCGATCGGTGAGTGTCATCCGGATGCCGTCCGCCTCCCCGAGTACCGCGCGGGCCATCAACGACCGTCTCGCCCTCGACCTGCTCCAGCGCGAGGGCCCGCTGACGGCCACCCAGCTCAAGACGTTGACCGGGCTGTCCCGGCCGACCGTCGCCGACCTCGTCGAACGACTGGGGGACGCCGGGCTGATCGAGGTCGTCGGCGAAGCGGGCGCGGAACGCCGCGGTCCGAACGCGAAGCTGTACGGCATCGTCGCCGGACGCGCGTACCTCGCGGGCCTCGACGTCCGCACCCACGGCATGGCCGTTTCGGTCGCGGACCTGCTGGGGAAGACGCGGGCGGAGGCTTCGCTGCCGTTCGCCCTCGACGTCGACACCGACGTGGCCGTCGAGCGCGCGATCACCTTGCTGGAGGCCACCACCGCCGAAGCGGGCGCGACCGCGCTGCACACGATCGCCGTCGGTGCTCCCGGCCTGGTCGACCCGGCGACCGGCGGACTGCGGCCCGCCGGCGGACTGCCCGCGTGGCACGGGAAACTCGTCGACGAACTCCGGCGGCGGCTGGGCGTCCCGGTCCTGCTGGAAAACGAGGTCAACCTCGCGGCCGCCGCCGAACAGCGGCTCGGCGCCGCCCGCGACCGGGACACCTTCGTCCTGCTGTGGCTCGGATTCGGTGTCGGCGCGGCCGTCGTCCTCGACGGTTCGCTGCGGCGGGGCGCGTCGGGCGGCGCTGGTGAGATCGGCTTCCTGCCGATGCTGGGCCCCGGCAGGCTCCCGACGGCGACCGACTGCGACGGCGGCTTCCACACCTTGGCGGGCAGCGCCGCGATCTGCGAACTCGCCCGCGCGCACGGCGTTCCCGCATCGACGGCCGACAACGCGGAAGCGGCCGCGGCAGCCATCGGGTACGCGATCGACGCGGACGCCGAGGAGTTCCTGGAGATCGTCGCGGAACGGATCGCGATCGGCGCGGCCGCGGTCACCGCGGTGCTGGACCCCGGCTGTGTCGTGCTCGGCGGCGAAGTCGGCCGCGCCGGAGGCGACGGGTTCGCGGCGAGGGTCAGCCGTCGGCTCGCGGAGATCTCGCCGCTGCGGACCGAAGTGCGGGCGGGGACCGTCGGCGGGAGCGCGGTACTGGAGGGCGCGGTGCTGACCGCGATGGGCGCGGCCCAGGACGCCCTGTTCACCCCAGGCGGTCCGGGGGCTGAAGGGGACTTTCTCCGCATCTGACGAGGCGAAGGGCGCTTTCGCCCGCACGCCCCGCTTCGAGTGCCGCGGGAGTCCGTTGGGCCTGGGTACCGACGAGGACCCGGCGTTGCGAAAGCCACTTTCGCAACCTTCAGCGTTGCGAAAGTGGCTTTCGCAACGCTTCCCGACACCTTGAGAAGGACAAAGCAAAGCGGGCCTGGGAGTGACTCCCAGGCCCGCTTCGGTTCATTCAGTGGCGCTAGCCGACTGGCAGGTTCACATGGTGTGGAACTTCTTGCCGGTCAGGGTGCCGATGAAACGCTGGAACATGCTCAGCGGCGACGAGTCGGCGTTCGCCAGAGCCGGGACCTGCGCGGTCGGCATCGCCGGGGTGCTGTTCACGGCGGGCAGGGTGCCCGCGGTGGGCAGCTGCACCGGCAGCGAGCCTGCGGTCGGCAGAGCGCCGGCCGTCGGGAGGGCCACCGGCAGGGCGCCCGCGGTCGGCAGAGCGCCGGCCGTGGGGAGCTGCACCGGCAGCTTGCCGGGGGTGGGCAGGCCGTTCAGCGCCGGGAGGGTCGGCAGCTGCGCGACCTTCGGGGCGTCCGCACGAGCGTCGTCACCGGGCAGAGCCGGGGTCTTCGGCAGGGCCGGGACACCGGACAGGGCCGAGGTGCCGGGCAGCTCGGGCAGGTCCGCCTTCGGCATCTGGGTCGGGAGAGCCGTCAGCCCCTTCAGGGAGGACAGACCGGCCTGCAGGCCACCCAGCTGGGGACCGTCGGCGCGGGCGCCACCGATCGCCGGGGTGGACGGCAGCGCACCGGCACCGTTCAGCGCCGGGGCGCCGAAGGGCAGGGTGGGCAGCGCGTCGATCGGCATCTCCGAGCCCACCGAGTCGGTGAAGGCGCGGGTGTACTCCTCGTCGTTGATCTCGGTGTTGTCGGTCGAGTTTTCGTCCGCGATGGCCAGCACCGGGACCTCGAGCTCGTTCACCGGGATCACGAAGGTGAGCGGGTGGTGGAGGTTGAAGCCCGAGAGGGCCTCTCCGCTGCCGTCGGTGATGCTGTCGCCACCGGCCTGGCCGGTGATCATGCTGTCCGCGTCGGTCTCGGACACGCCACCGGCCGCCGCGATGGCGTCGCCGAACACCTCGGGGTCGGCCGCGGCCGGGATGTCGAGGATGTTGCCCGAGAGCGATCCTTCGAGACCCGAGGTCTCGACGTTCCCGCCCGAAGCGGCGTCGACGGTGTCGGAGCCTTCGGCGGTGGCGATGCCCGCGGCCGCGATCGCGTCGTGCGTGACCGGAACCGTCGGCAGCGCCTGCGCGCCGATGATGTTGCCCGCGACCGCGCCGTTGTCACCGGTGGTGGTGGCGTCGCCGCCTGCCGCCGAGACGACGTCGCTGACGCTGGAGCCCTTGGCGATGCCCGCACCGGCGATGCCGTGGCCGGTCACCGGGACCGCGCCGCCGACCGGCGTCTGGACGATGTTGCCCGCCAGCGCGCCTTCGTCACCGTTGGCGGTGGCGTCGCCACCGGCCGACGAGTCGGTCAGGTTCGTGCCCTTGCCCGACGTGATTCCGCCGAGCACCGCGGCGAAGTTGTGCGCCTGGACCGGCAGGGAGACCGGGCCGTAGACCAGGTTGCCCGAGCCGGCGCCGTTGTCACCGGTCGCGTGGACGTCGCCGCCCGCGTTCGAGGTGGTGTCGCCGTCCGCGCCACCGTGGCCCTGACCGATGAACGCGCCACCGATCCCGAAGGCCTGCACCGGCAGCGAAACCGGCACGGTGCCCAGGTTGGAGCTGAGGAAGCCGTTGTCGTCGGCGGTGTTCCCGCCGCCGCCACCGGAGACGACCTTGGTCTCGTCGGCCGAGCCGGAGCCCTGGCCGATGAACGAGCCGCCAACGCCGAAGACCTCGGCCGGAACCGCGGCCGGGACCTGCACGATGTTGCCCGAGCCGGACGAGTCGTTGCCCGTGGTGCCGTCGTAGCCGCCGGCGGTCACGGTCTTGGTCTCGGTCGCGTCGGCGACGGCCTGTCCGATGTGCGAGCCACCGACGCCGTAGACCTCGGGGGCCAGCGCGGCCTGGGTGTTGACGACGTTGCCCGCGAGGGTGGAGTCGTCACCCGTGGTGTGGCTGCCGTTGCCGGCGTTCGCGTCGACGGTGTTCTCGCACGAGGTGGAGGACACGTTGCCGATGTAGGTGCCCGCGATGCAGGTCACCTCGACCGGGGCCGCGACGGCCGGGTCGACGATGTTGCCGCCGCCCGCGGAGCCTTCGCCCTCGGAGCTGACGAAGCCACCGGCGTCGACGACGCTGGACTGGCTGGTGCCGCCGTCCTTGCCGGTGTTGGCCAGGCCGACCCAGCTGGCG
This window encodes:
- a CDS encoding helix-turn-helix transcriptional regulator — protein: MTRPIARVLALLEILQRGGTRTVAELAGRLDVDERTVRRYVEHLLDLDIPVRSVRGRYGGYRLAPGYRMPPLMLTDEEALAVLLGLVAGRRAGLITTSVSAAESAVAKVRRVLPEALGRRLDALLETAEFTSSARQALSAEAEVLLTVAEAARDRHPVELAYLAGHGGASERVVHPYGVVAHSGRWYLTGFDSASGEVRTFRVDRITSAEARAGTFEPPDGFDPAGRVLTALAETPHRHDVSVRIDATPEEVRAVFPPSVAVLEADGDGVRARIRAQRLDWIPPLLAALDRPFVIERPGELRDLVSALADRLAARARAG
- a CDS encoding VOC family protein gives rise to the protein MQFVSVRVITRDVARLTGFYEKATGITARWRAERFAEIVGPSCTLAIGGAETMTLFGGAAAVPESNRTAILEFRVEDVDKEYARLADLAEIVQEPTTMPWGNRSLLFRDPDGNLVNYFSPSAP
- a CDS encoding MarR family winged helix-turn-helix transcriptional regulator; its protein translation is MTDAVADVERAMIAIRRSQARRSLSKLARDRAESMPDQAVQGLLDAVEAAGESGEPGTVTSLAAALTIDQPRASRLVARAVEGGFLRREADQRDGRRAVLVLTEIGRAEVARMHEFRRSVFAEAMADWPDEDRREFARLLTSFVRNYGALGEK
- a CDS encoding MarR family winged helix-turn-helix transcriptional regulator — its product is MKPIGFWFAHLHQALESSMEKVFADEGLTRRHWQVLNTIDSEDLSPFGDVRAVVADLRARGWIDDGGLTEAGRKAHLRLKTKVGEFRSRATEGINDDDYRTTVGVLERMAANLARE
- a CDS encoding dioxygenase family protein yields the protein MTPVLYLSHGAPPLADDATWTRQLAGWSADLEKPKAILVVSAHWEEAPLTLGATTTMPLVYDFWGFPDRFYQVKYAAPGAPELADKVRKLLRSTQTPVHDAPDRGLDHGAYVPLVEMYPDADIPVLQVSMPSLDPRELFDLGRKLAPLRDEGVLIIGSGFFTHNLSALGQTDGTDGTPPAWSSEFDHWGAETLREGDLDALLDFQHKAPAAALAHPRIEHFAPLFVSLGASSSEGKGETVIDGYWHGLAKRSLQFD
- a CDS encoding MFS transporter: MTNTVETVGGPTRRVRQARVAIAAVFAVHGAVTGSFATRIPWIQEHAGISAGQLGLALAFPAIGASLTMPLAARIGHRLGGRLGLRLLLAYWTLALILPSLAGNLVTLCVALFFMGTAAGTSDVLMNALGVDVEERMGKSVMSGLHGMWTTGALVGSAAGTLAAHAALDARIHFAIASAVLTVAGAFLCQGVFDVRSAPDEHPPPRFALPPKSAVIIGAVAFCAVFAEGASLDWSAVYLRDVLGTSPGIAAASTTAFTCTMAVARLSGDALVRRFGAVKTVRTGGAFATAGGLLVVFAAHPVMAMAGFALIGLGVSVVVPLAFAAAGRSGPTPSQSIAGVATITYSSGLVAPSLIGGIADATSLTVSFGVVTLLALGLVAGAGVLRSR
- a CDS encoding ROK family transcriptional regulator: MSVIRMPSASPSTARAINDRLALDLLQREGPLTATQLKTLTGLSRPTVADLVERLGDAGLIEVVGEAGAERRGPNAKLYGIVAGRAYLAGLDVRTHGMAVSVADLLGKTRAEASLPFALDVDTDVAVERAITLLEATTAEAGATALHTIAVGAPGLVDPATGGLRPAGGLPAWHGKLVDELRRRLGVPVLLENEVNLAAAAEQRLGAARDRDTFVLLWLGFGVGAAVVLDGSLRRGASGGAGEIGFLPMLGPGRLPTATDCDGGFHTLAGSAAICELARAHGVPASTADNAEAAAAAIGYAIDADAEEFLEIVAERIAIGAAAVTAVLDPGCVVLGGEVGRAGGDGFAARVSRRLAEISPLRTEVRAGTVGGSAVLEGAVLTAMGAAQDALFTPGGPGAEGDFLRI
- a CDS encoding beta strand repeat-containing protein; the protein is MQSWAKRGLQTALVTGGLLMLGTGIASADEQVNPDTPASPLDANVTVPIEIDNNAVGTPLGQLDVPGYKGEVSTKAVTKPVSDAIDGVTSPGGSHDGIGGGLPKLSDKGAVPAPLAAKDSSRQVSGGLTSGGFTTTDDILKGNKVVGDVVVPIQIVDNAIGVIGDAEVEGGSHDQTWSHNQDVETTGADSSLAGNVVSLDWALPVQIAGNAGGLAGGTGRVVGGSASQSTTETGNVTTDGEGSALSGNVLAGQFATPVQVTGNAASWIIGNANSSGYEAETDATSGGWVQTDGDDSALGGNVGAVPIALPVKVNDNAAAAHGSLANSNSSSSADAQAGDTTPGWANVPSYVQTSGEDSAVAGNAIVPQTADVANVGGVAASWVGLANTGKDGGTSQSSVVDAGGFVSSEGEGSAGGGNIVDPAVAAPVEVTCIAGTYIGNVSSTSCENTVDANAGNGSHTTGDDSTLAGNVVNTQAALAPEVYGVGGSHIGQAVADATETKTVTAGGYDGTTGNDSSGSGNIVQVPAAVPAEVFGVGGSFIGQGSGSADETKVVSGGGGGNTADDNGFLSSNLGTVPVSLPVQAFGIGGAFIGQGHGGADGDTTSNAGGDVHATGDNGAGSGNLVYGPVSLPVQAHNFAAVLGGITSGKGTNLTDSSAGGDATANGDEGALAGNIVQTPVGGAVPVTGHGIAGAGIAKGSSVSDVVSAAGGDATTTGDNGAVAGNIIGAQALPTVPVTHDAIAAAGIATAEGSDTVDAASGGNVETSGLEGSLSGNILDIPAAADPEVFGDAIAAAGGVSETDADSMITGQAGGDSITDGSGEALSGFNLHHPLTFVIPVNELEVPVLAIADENSTDNTEINDEEYTRAFTDSVGSEMPIDALPTLPFGAPALNGAGALPSTPAIGGARADGPQLGGLQAGLSSLKGLTALPTQMPKADLPELPGTSALSGVPALPKTPALPGDDARADAPKVAQLPTLPALNGLPTPGKLPVQLPTAGALPTAGALPVALPTAGALPTAGSLPVQLPTAGTLPAVNSTPAMPTAQVPALANADSSPLSMFQRFIGTLTGKKFHTM